In Allorhizobium pseudoryzae, the genomic window CACGACCTGCTGCTCGGCACCGTGATGGTGCGCACCGACTGATCCTTTAAGAGTTCCCGTCGGCTGTGCCACACCGGCGGTTGACGTTTCCCAAACTTGCGCCATGCTATTCTGATTGACGGTGGCAGACACGCCGCCACCTCGGTCAGCAGCAAGGGTCGATTGGCTCGAATGAATACACAGGCGACGCCCTCACCGCAGTTCTACCTGACGGCTCCGGCAGCGTGCCCCTACCTTTCCGGCGAGATGGAGCGGAAGGTTTTCACCCATCTTGTCGGTCCGCGGGCGGGCGAAATGAACGATCTGCTCACCCAGGGCGGGTTCCGACGGTCGCAGAACATCGCCTACCGCCCGGCCTGCGAGGGCTGTCGTGCCTGCGTGTCGGTCCGTATCCTGGCCGGCGAATTTGCGCTGAGCCGCAACATGCGCCGCGTGTTGTCAGAAAACGATGATCTCGTCGGCACGATGAGTGCTGCCCAGCCGACCACCGAACAATTCGTCCTCTTCCGCAAATATCTCGACGATCGCCATCAGCGCGGCGGCATGTCGGACATGTCGGCGCTCGATTATGCGATCATGGTGGAAGACACGCATGTCAACACGCGGCTCATCGAATACCGCAAGCGGGTGCCGGGTGCCGGCATCGGCGACCAGCCGAAGGGCGAACTGATTGCAGTGGCGCTGACCGACCTGATGAGCGACGGCGTGTCGATGGTCTATTCCTTCTTCAACCCGGCGCTGGAACGCCGCTCGCTCGGCACCTTCATGATCCTCGACCACATCCTGCGCACGCAACAGCTCGGCCTGCCGCATGTCTATCTCGGTTACTGGGTGAAGGGCTCGGCCAAGATGAACTACAAGACACGCTACCAGCCGCAGGAACACCTGACCCCGCGCGGCTGGGAACGGTATGCCGAGGATGGCAGCGAAGGGTGAGCGGATTGCTGCGGGCAGCGCGCCATGTTATAACCACGTTAGAACATGGAGCATCCTTATGAACGTGACCGTGCGCAAGATTGGCAATTCCGAAGGCATCATCATTCCGAAAGAGGTTCTTGATCGCTTGGGTGTACGAGCCGGCGATACGCTTGAGCTGAAGGAAGAGTCGGGTGTCGTGACCATGCGACCGAGCGACGATGATTTTCAGCGTCAACTGGCTGCTGCAGAGTTCCTGATGGAAAAGTACAAGGTCGCTCTGAAAAAGCTCGCAGAATGAGCGCCGTCCGTTTTCTTTCGGCTCCTCTCGTCATCGAACTCCAGAAGCGGCAAATTCTTCGCTTCGGCGGTGCAGACGGTCTACGTGATGTCGGGGCGCTGGAATCGGCCCTGGCGCGAGCAGTCAATCGTCATGCGTATGGCTGCGAAGATCTCATCGAGTTGGCAGCAGCCTATCTGTTCGGCCTGGCAAAAAACCACGCCTTCGTCGATGGCAACAAACGTATCGCCATCGTTGCTGCTGGTGTCTTCCTGATGGAAAATGGTCTGCTGGTGGAAACCAGCGATGGAGCCTTGTTCTCCTTCGTCCTGTCTGTTGCGGCAGGCGAAATCGATGAAGAGGGGGCGGCGCGCTTCCTGCGCGACCACACCGTGCCATATCCCTCAGAGGGCTGAGCAAGGACCGGTCTTCCCACCCTCACCCGCTGAACTTGCCGCTGCGCGGAAAACCCTTCGGGACGGCGCGGCCGGCGGTGGCGCGGTCGCCCATCCATTCCAGAAGTTCGTCCTTGTTCTTGCTGAAGACGCGGCCGGCGGAATCTTCCCAGGTCAGACCGTCGGCCAGCGCAAAACATTTCGCGTCCGAAATGCCGCCATCCTTGTAGCGCTGCAGGCGGACACCCTTGCCGCGGCTCATTTCCGGCACCTGCGACAGCGGGAAAACCACCAGCTTGCGGTTTTCGCCGACGACGGCCAGATGATCGCCCGAGACGGGCACCACGAGCTTTGCCTCGTCCGGCATCGCCACGTTCATCACCTGCTTGCCCTTGCGGGTATTGGCGACGAGTTCCGTCTCCGGCACGATGAAGCCGTTGCCGGCGGTGGACGACATCAGCAGCTTGCGCGACGGATCATGGACAAAGGCGGTCAGCACGTCCTGGTCGTTTTCCATATCGACCATGATGCGGATCGGTTCGCCATGGCCGCGCCCGCCCGGCAGTTTGTCGGCGCCGAGCGTATAGGCCTTGCCGCCAGTGGTCAGCAGCAGAAGCTTGTCGGTGGTCTGCGCCGGGAAAGCGAGCTTCAGCGCATCGCCTTCCTTGAAGGTCAGGCTCGCGGTATCGGCGATGTGGCCCTTCAGCGCGCGGATCCAGCCCTTCTGGGAAATCACGACGGTGATCGGTTCCTTTTCGATCATCGCCTGCTGGATCGCCTCGACATCGGCATCAGGCGCTTCGGCAAACTGCGTCAGGCGGGCAAACGGTTTGCCGCGGCCCTTGGCGAAGTTTTTGCGGACATCCTGGATCTCGTGCTCGATGACCTTCCACTGCTTGTCATCGGAGGCGAGCAGCGCCTCGATATCGGCCTTTTCCTGGC contains:
- a CDS encoding AbrB/MazE/SpoVT family DNA-binding domain-containing protein; translation: MNVTVRKIGNSEGIIIPKEVLDRLGVRAGDTLELKEESGVVTMRPSDDDFQRQLAAAEFLMEKYKVALKKLAE
- a CDS encoding arginyltransferase is translated as MNTQATPSPQFYLTAPAACPYLSGEMERKVFTHLVGPRAGEMNDLLTQGGFRRSQNIAYRPACEGCRACVSVRILAGEFALSRNMRRVLSENDDLVGTMSAAQPTTEQFVLFRKYLDDRHQRGGMSDMSALDYAIMVEDTHVNTRLIEYRKRVPGAGIGDQPKGELIAVALTDLMSDGVSMVYSFFNPALERRSLGTFMILDHILRTQQLGLPHVYLGYWVKGSAKMNYKTRYQPQEHLTPRGWERYAEDGSEG
- a CDS encoding type II toxin-antitoxin system death-on-curing family toxin; its protein translation is MSAVRFLSAPLVIELQKRQILRFGGADGLRDVGALESALARAVNRHAYGCEDLIELAAAYLFGLAKNHAFVDGNKRIAIVAAGVFLMENGLLVETSDGALFSFVLSVAAGEIDEEGAARFLRDHTVPYPSEG